The following proteins are encoded in a genomic region of Arachis ipaensis cultivar K30076 chromosome B02, Araip1.1, whole genome shotgun sequence:
- the LOC107627628 gene encoding protein FAR1-RELATED SEQUENCE 5-like translates to MACDFVESHNHDCLDPRLVGFLPTHRKMAEADASQMNNMKDAGISTPHIYAMLANQAGGYENVNYSLRDMYNEIARRRRHVLGDAREALRYLKNQKAEDTNLYYEHIVNAKGVLRALFWCDGRSQLDYEVFGDVLAFDATYKKNKYLCPVVVFSGVNRHNQTVVFGSALVTDESKEVYVWLLHQLLAAMRGKAPVSVITDGAPSMRFAIEMVFPNAHHRLCAWHLIRNATSNIGNPKFTSMFKKGMLGDYEISVFEQKWFGMVEEFGVAEKNWIIDMYEKRHMWATAHIRGKFFVGFRTTSRCEGLHSIIAKYVKSQYNLVDFIKHFKRCLTYLRYKEVEADYVSISGLPVLKTTLEHLERSASNFYTREIFFIFRGMLVRAARMKVVQDVAFDSFVLYTISKYGSLNSSWEVSVDNERTKFNCSCLRMDSFGIPCEHIVCVLVFLNILELPKSLVLTRWSKNAKTSTFDSSGVTWESIILSQYGCLMDWCRQLSYVTSRRQERFHLVRDTVMSLIEDFKIEDEQEKQVGAEADDSDGIFPKNPQNCRSKCRLGEKVKRKPQQCSICRMEGHNKKSCPLAKDIQQQTNATSCGINRNHVEEGLDADAEMGFWASDLEEDYEEQEFWAGDSDASADMELSEEFSM, encoded by the exons ATGGCATGTGACTTTGTTGAATCGCACAATCATGATTGCCTTGATCCTAGGTTAGTTGGTTTCCTTCCTACACATAGAAAAATGGCAGAAGCTGATGCTAGTCAAATGAACAACATGAAGGATGCAGGCATTAGCACACCCCATATATATGCTATGTTAGCTAATCAAGCAGGTGGTTATGAAAATGTTAATTATAGCTTAAGGGATATGTATAATGAGATTGCTAGGCGAAGGCGTCATGTCCTGGGTGATGCTAGAGAGGCATTGCGATACCTCAAAAACCAGAAAGCTGAAGATACAAACCTCTATTATGAGCACATAGTTAATGCTAAAGGGGTATTGCGAGCTTTATTTTGGTGTGATGGAAGAAGCCAATTAGATTATGAAGTATTTGGAGATGTGCTTGCCTTTGATGCGACATACAAGAAGAACAAGTACTTGTGTCCGGTAGTAGTGTTTTCCGGTGTGAATCGTCACAACCAAACAGTGGTATTTGGAAGTGCTCTAGTTACCGATGAGAGTAAGGAGGTCTACGTGTGGTTATTACATCAATTATTGGCAGCTATGAGGGGAAAAGCACCTGTATCTGTGATTACAGATGGTGCTCCATCAATGAGGTTTGCAATTGAGATGGTATTTCCAAATGCCCATCATAGATTATGTGCTTGGCACCTCATTCGGAATGCCACAAGTAATATTGGAAACCCAAAATTTACATCTATGTTTAAGAAGGGTATGCTAGGAGATTATGAAATTAGTGTGTTTGAGCAGAAGTGGTTTGGAATGGTTGAGGAGTTTGGTGTAGCTGAAAAGAATTGGATTATTGACATGTACGAGAAAAGGCATATGTGGGCCACTGCACATATTCGAGGCAAGTTTTTTGTAGGATTTAGGACAACTTCTCGATGCGAAGGTTTGCACTCTATTATTGCAAAATATGTTAAATCTCAATACAATTTGGTTGATTTCATAAAGCATTTTAAGCGGTGTCTTACCTACCTAAGATATAAGGAGGTTGAAGCTGACTATGTTTCCATATCTGGTCTTCCGGTACTTAAAACAACATTAGAACATCTGGAAAGGTCTGCATCAAATTTCTATACACGAgagatattttttatatttcgAGGCATGCTTGTTAGGGCTGCAAGAATGAAGGTTGTGCAAGATGTGGCATTTGATTCATTTGTACTTTATACAATATCTAAATATGGAAGTCTAAATAGTTCATGGGAGGTGTCTGTAGATAATGAAAGGACGAAATTTAATTGTTCATGCTTAAGGATGGATTCTTTTGGAATTCCGTGTGAGCATATAGTTTGTGTGCTGGTGTTTCTTAACATCCTTGAGCTACCAAAGTCTCTTGTGTTGACAAGATGGTCGAAGAATGCCAAGACAAGCACTTTCGATTCAAGTGGCGTTACTTGGGAGTCTATAATATTGAGTCAATATGGATGCTTGATGGATTGGTGTCGGCAGTTGTCCTATGTCACTAGTCGAAGGCAGGAGAGATTCCACCTTGTTCGAGATACTGTTATGAGCCTAATCGAAGATTTCAAGATTGAAGATGAACAAGAAAAGCAAGTTGGTGCTGAAGCTGATGATTCAGATGGTATTTTTCCTAAGAATCCACAAAATTGTAGGTCTAAGTGTCGTCTTGGTGAGAAGGTAAAACGAAAACCACAACAATGTAGTATTTGTCGCATGGAAGGGCACAATAAAAAATCTTGTCCATTGGCAAAGGACATTCAGCAGCAGACCAATGCAACTTCTTGTGGTATAAATAGGAACCATGTTGAGGAAGGTTTAGATGCAGATGCAGAAATG GGATTTTGGGCATCTGATCTTgaagaagattatgaagaacaagagttttggGCAGGAGATTCTGATGCAAGTGCCGACATGGAACTTAGTGAAGAGTTCTCGATGTAg